One Nematostella vectensis chromosome 10, jaNemVect1.1, whole genome shotgun sequence genomic window carries:
- the LOC5522023 gene encoding neuronal acetylcholine receptor subunit alpha-7 isoform X5, translated as MSAHKEWYNPFLMWNPEEFGNITEIIVPANMIWVPDIILYNNADDKDEGVNLFNTKVIIAFNGNNTWRSPAIYNTMCVLDVKYFPFDEQTCDLVFASWTRDISKLNLVTTSDTVPRSRRDSKLFQENEEWRVMFAKMKRYEVIFDWSEIPVADVTISVRLQRRTYYYVMNLILPCTLIACTIFLEFILPAESGERVGLGITILLSMAVFQELTSEKLPSSSEHFPLLAMYYSVSIMEIGTALAATCIILNFYHRKTKMPPWFRKVVLVWLAPMVKCKPRYTTREILDAQNEESVMKMIAINKNSDIKRNEVFEFDRDSIEFDMDLLESNNQCRANQKDQLAPNGSVAANGSPRRRQRGGQDEDDVSVDHKPSDPIMVHQMQLSDRLNEEIRRKEWQDAAQVLDRVLLVVSIVIGSTSAAAIFLQSPRIRELLTP; from the exons TGCTGATGACAAGGACGAGGGGGTCAACTTGTTTAACACCAAAGTCATCATCGCGTTTAACGGCAACAACACCTGGCGCTCACCCGCCATATACAACACCATGTGTGTCCTGGACGTCAAATACTTCCCGTTCGACGAACAGACATGTGATCTGGTCTTTGCCTCCTGGACTCGTGATATCAGTAAGCTGAACCTGGTCACCACTAGTGATACCGTGCCCAGGAGTCGCAGGGACTCCAAGCTTTTCCAGGAAAACGAGGAGTGGCGAGTGATGTTCGCGAAGATGAAGAGATATGAG GTTATCTTTGATTGGTCCGAGATCCCCGTGGCTGACGTCACTATCTCTGTACGACTTCAGCGTCGCACATATTATTATGTCATGAACCTCATTCTCCCTTGCACTCTTATCGCTTGTACTATCTTTCTCGAATTCATTCTCCCCGCGGAGTCCGGCGAGCGCGTGGGACTGGGTATCACTATTTTGCTCTCCATGGCGGTCTTCCAAGAGTTGACTTCTGAGAAGCTTCCTTCTAGCTCTGAGCACTTTCCTTTACTGG CAATGTACTACTCGGTGTCAATCATGGAGATTGGCACCGCGCTCGCGGCCACGTGCATCATCTTGAATTTCTACCACCGTAAGACCAAGATGCCGCCCTGGTTTCGCAAAGTGGTGCTTGTCTGGCTGGCCCCCATGGTCAAGTGTAAACCGCGCTACACAACTCGGGAAATCCTCGACGCGCAGAACGAAGAATCTGTCATGAAAATGATCGCGATCAACAAAAACTCCGACATCAAACGCAACGAAGTGTTCGAATTTGACAGGGACTCGATCGAATTTGATATGGATCTCCTGGAAAGTAATAATCAGTGTCGTGCGAACCAAAAGGACCAGTTAGCACCTAATGGCTCAGTCGCTGCGAATGGTAGTCCAAGGCGGCGCCAGCGTGGTGGGCAGGATGAGGATGATGTTTCTGTGGATCACAAGCCTTCGGATCCGATCATGGTTCACCAAATGCAGCTGTCAGACCGACTAAACGAGGAAATTCGTCGCAAGGAATGGCAAGATGCGGCTCAGGTCTTGGATCGGGTTTTACTCGTGGTGTCTATTGTCATAGGGTCCACTTCAGCGGCGGCCATTTTCCTTCAGTCTCCGAGGATACGGGAATTATTGACCCCGTGA